In the genome of Myxocyprinus asiaticus isolate MX2 ecotype Aquarium Trade chromosome 45, UBuf_Myxa_2, whole genome shotgun sequence, the window ATACACGTCAATTACTGCTGACAACGGGATCCTCTCAGGCAAACCACATAAATTCCTTTAAACTTGCCATCAGTCCATTTTAGTGTAGACACTctctttttctcatttcttttcttAAGGAATGTCAAGAGATTTATAGGCACATACCAAGTCTATCATGTAAACATTGTTTCCCTCTGCTACCTCATATCAGTCTGCAACATCCACTTTTCCATTATGACCTGTTTCTCTTACCATAGTctcttaaaatgttattaaattattgtCTTGATTTTGAAAGTGATGCTGGAAAATGAAACAGGCCTCAGATATGCATtagtaaaatgcattttaatccTCATCCATTAACGTGCTATTTATCTGACAGGATCAGAGTGTTGTGATTACAATTTCAGAAGCAAACACAACAATGTATCCTACCATTACTTCATTGTGGCAAGGCCATTTGCTTTTTATACTACAAGATGCATGTATTAAACCACGTGGGACTTTGTGTTTTTATAGACCAGATTGTATAAATGCTCCCTCAAAGCAGCATTCTACACAGCCCTGAGATAAAAACTTAAAGTGTTGTTCCCTCTTTCTTGGCCATTTTAGCGTTTCTagaaaaaaaatccaacaaagaGGTGCTACAAAACAGTTCATAGATGGTGGATATGCGTTAAAACTCTATACCTAGAAATGCCACACTTCTGAAAGCTCAGTTCTGCACAATTTCCAAAATCcccatttaaaagaaaaaatgaattACAGTTCAACTGACTAATTTTGGCAACACTGTCCTTTGTTGTATATTCCCATTTGCATCAGTAATTTGTGCCAGGTTAGTCCTTAACTTTGTGGCTGAGCCAGAAGTGGGAGGTAATTTGGAGATTGACGTAATAGCACCAGTACCCTCAGTGATCCGCTTTACAGTGGTTTTCTCCCCAGTGGGAGGTTTTGGCAAGCGTCTTCTGAGCCATGGGTGGCGGAGGGCCTGACTAGGGGTCATACGCAGGGATGTGTCCCACTCTAGACACTGTTTGAGAAAGTCCAAGAAGAGCGGGTCATCACAGCCCTTAAGTGCTGTTACCCAGTCCCTGCTTCCTGGTGGACCTCTGAGTTTGCCCCTGCGTGACCTTCCCCCATTTAATACCACCGAGCCATCAGGTAACGTTGTGACTGTGCAATAACGGGGGTATCCCTTAGAGCTGATAAAATTTTTGGCTCTCTTAGATGAATCCTGTAGCTTCTGGGAGGGCATACCCAGCAGCTCTATGACACATGCTAGTTGGTCCCCTTCATCTTCTCCAGGCAAGAGAGGGTACCCTGTAAGTAATTCCGCTAAGATACAACCTAAGCTCCACATATCAATTGGCATTCCGTACCGAGCGCCAAGAATGACCTCTGGGGCCCTGTAGAATCGTGACTGGATGTAAGTGTAGACCCGCTGATGCTCATAGCAGCTGGAGCCAAAGTCTATCACTTTTATCCCGCTGCGCCCCTGCTGCTTCAGGAGGATATTCTCAGGCTTGAGGTCGCAGTGAATAATTCTGTTCTTGTGCAGGGAGTCAAGACACTGCAAGATGGAGTGTGCAAACTTGCGCACTAGTGGCAAACTAAAGCCCTGAAACTTGTTTTTCTTGATGAGCTCATAAAGGTTCATACTGAGCAACTCGAACGTCATGCAGATATGGTTGCGGAATGTAAAGTTCTCCAGCATGTGGATGACATTCATAGTGGAGTCCTTATCCTGCTTGCATAAGTGCTCAAGGATGCGAATTTCCTCGGCTGCTTGGCGGTGGAATCGCTTCTCATTACGGACCATTTTCAGGGCCACCTGCTGGTGGTTCTTATGGTCATAGGCCTTCACCACCTGGCCAAAGCTGCCCTTACCAATGACCTTTAGTACCTCATACCTATATGCTATATGGTCATGGGGTACATGAATGTAGGAGCCCTGATCGTCATCATAACCTCCATTGTTTGAACCACCAACTACACCTTGTCGTTTCTTTGCATTTggaccaataaaatatatttcagtGTAGCTGAAGATCTCCTGGTGTTCAAACACTGTCAATTTAGACATGTACTGTTTCATGGCCTGCTCAGGAGTCAAGGGTGCTGGCTTTGGTTTGCTTTCAGTTGATTTTATGGAGGTTGAGCTGCCTTGTCGACATTGGCTGCTTTCTTGCTGCTTCTCAGGCATGGGTAAACCCACCCTACCCACAGGAGCCAACCCATTGGGTTGTGCAGTCAACACTGTCCGTTTGTTGCTGTTCTCCTCAAACAGCTGTTGAACGTGGATCTGCTGGTGATTTCCAACGTGCAGATGGTCGTTCATTGTGTGCTTATTGCCTCCAGCCTGGAGAaggtaaaacaaaaacaagaaacatcATTTGAAGATTGTTTCCCAAATAAAGGACACATAGCACTGATAAAAATGACACACAAAGTCTTGATTTGTCACAAAATAGACAGTCATAGGTAAACATGACTATAAACTCTTGAAGGTTTTGAATTTctaaggccccatttacaccttgcattaacattaGCGTTTCATTTCtggatagtatctggatattcttaAGCTGGactgcatttacaccttgcatctCTACTATTATCGGATAAAGATTTGATCAAAGTTACCAGTGCAAAATGGAAAAAACTACTTACATATTACATCAGAGGTTgtggtaactgaaaattctctgtCTTTTatggaatttaaaaaatattaatggatAATTAAAATGCTTTCCATCACTTTGACAGTCAGGGTTTTTCCTTTATTGAAGATTTTTTGGGGGGCCACCAAAGCTAAATTTCGGGTTGccaaagcaaatttaatgatattcatcttgTGTTCAGCGCTTTGTAAGTGCTTTGtaaatgcttctcatctgaaacacACAAACGAAGCCTGGTTTTACGTAAATGTCTCGCAAGCCACAGTGATTAGAAAACAGATGAGACGAGAGCGAGTGGGGATTTTAGGAGTGAGACaagatattccaagtgtattccaatggaataaGTCATGggatattgttaattgtttgggTGAAAAGATTACAAGACGgcagtgtctgttgtgttcttTCCATTGCAATGGCAGAATTAACAGGAAAAGGCAAGAAACTGCAACACAGCACTTTAACAACGGATGACTGCAGCGTAACCTTATCACATACTGAATTACTTACATAGTTGTATCCGGAAAAcgaaaacacatttgcatttacgccttctttaaaaataatttaaaatccaTGCCTGACCACCCCTGAacgtggtttcagtgatccgatcacaacgtgtcttgggtgcatttacatcTATCATTTAACGTGGTCAAGTGCTATCCGATAGCGAtccgatcaccaaaaatgcatgtttatgcaaggtgtaaatgggaccGAAGTCATTCCAATCCTGCCAGTGGTAGTTAAGGATCCTATTCTACTAATCTGCTATAACGTGCAAGGTATTCAAAGCAGGCTCTCAACAGATTGGTAGTCCAAGCCAAATAACAGAGCTGAGTGCTTAATCATTTTTCCATGATTCTCTATAATAGGTTTTCATAGATTTCATTCCACTTTTTTTGCCCAAAAGCATactatttttaaagtaaaattaaccCAAATGCAAGACAATAGATTCTTGGACAGAGTacaacttaaaggtgctatacgcaagattgacagtaaaaatattacatatagcacctttaatccaCCTTGTCTGTTCTCAGAGGATCAAGAGGAATTAAGCGGTTTAAAGTCCAAAGATCACACATAATCGATAATCAGAAAGTCTACATTGACTATATTTACagaacgaagaaaaaaaaaaaattatgcaaagaGTTAACAGACTGGACTCTTACGTTTTATCAAAATGTTGTCCCTACCTGCCTTGTTTAATAGATATTGCAGTTCTTTACACAATGACTTCCGACTAGACATGACAGTCCCACTCATGTAATCCTAAATAATCTTATAGTTCTTTTGGATCCACACTACAAATCATTTTCACATAATTCACCTTTTAATGTTACACAACTGGTCCAAGAGATCTGGTGTCCACGTTTTTTTAAAAGGTGTGGAATGTCATTTCATACGATTTTAATACAAGTGCGATTTAATGTTTTCCAGTATTCTGTTTGTTGGAAATTTGTTTATTCAAGGACATTAGACATGCATTTCCTGCGTTCCTAAATCTCCTGCGCTGAAAGATGCTTGCTTCCTTGATAACGTGATTACCTCTGCATCTTGTATTTGTAAGGACATCCTGTTGCTTCAGCCAATGGCTTGTGTAAACCCTTTCATTTTATACAAAAGCAAAAACGTATAACTGAAATCAAACATGACTGCCCTTAAAATTACtgttgttctgtttttttgttttgtttttttagagtgATAGATTTAATGGATTAGTGCTTATTTCTGCAATTGTTACGGATTGTAATGCCGTCATAATCCACTTAATTGTACTTAATTGTTTAATCCAAGCATTTCTGTATACACTTCAGAGACAGTGATAATCcaagtttaaacagaataaaagaCCAATACAAGACTTCTGATTTTTACAGATCTTCTTTCATCTGAAC includes:
- the LOC127434970 gene encoding dual specificity tyrosine-phosphorylation-regulated kinase 2-like translates to MLTKKPCAAAAAVYPTGKGGEICQLQSSPGLGIGGPRVGAGTEATSPVTLPPLRNSSSLTAGGNKHTMNDHLHVGNHQQIHVQQLFEENSNKRTVLTAQPNGLAPVGRVGLPMPEKQQESSQCRQGSSTSIKSTESKPKPAPLTPEQAMKQYMSKLTVFEHQEIFSYTEIYFIGPNAKKRQGVVGGSNNGGYDDDQGSYIHVPHDHIAYRYEVLKVIGKGSFGQVVKAYDHKNHQQVALKMVRNEKRFHRQAAEEIRILEHLCKQDKDSTMNVIHMLENFTFRNHICMTFELLSMNLYELIKKNKFQGFSLPLVRKFAHSILQCLDSLHKNRIIHCDLKPENILLKQQGRSGIKVIDFGSSCYEHQRVYTYIQSRFYRAPEVILGARYGMPIDMWSLGCILAELLTGYPLLPGEDEGDQLACVIELLGMPSQKLQDSSKRAKNFISSKGYPRYCTVTTLPDGSVVLNGGRSRRGKLRGPPGSRDWVTALKGCDDPLFLDFLKQCLEWDTSLRMTPSQALRHPWLRRRLPKPPTGEKTTVKRITEGTGAITSISKLPPTSGSATKLRTNLAQITDANGNIQQRTVLPKLVS